aaacaagaaaaatcacaaattatgaaatatatatatatatatatatatatatatatatatatatattttttttttaatttccatcGCTTTGGAATTTCTTAGTAATTCTAAatttcctcatccaaacatTATATGAAGGAATTGAGACCAAATTAATAAGGAAGAGACTAAAATGTTAGATAAAGATGATTAGAAATGTCTTTTATGAGTATTACAAAGGTATTTGAGAGGGATTTGCAAATTCCTACTTGGGAAGTGTCACTTATTAATCTATCTCACATGCCTTTGTAATGCTTGTGAAGAGCATTTCTAATCCTCTCTATGGTCTATTCCTTATGAAGTTGACCTTAGTCTTTTGGGACTTGGAAATCCCTCACCAAACATACCTTAACAAACATACTTGGTTCCTTACATGTAAAGAGTCGTTCCTCTTGACATGACGACGTGACATTATTTCATCGTACAAACTTCATAATATAAGTCATTCATTCTCTTTATCTTCATATAAAGATCATGtctataaaaattaatataacgTGAAGACCAATTAGTCATCTATATATATCGAACAAATCTACAATTATTGTAACCAATAATATCCTCATGATTAATCATTAACTTGTTTGATTCATAACAAGTGATCACCAAGTCGAATAAAATTTTCCCGAGAAATAGCTTGGATTGAACATACAACAATTAGTATTTCACCAAACATATAACCTCCAAGTGTGTTTTTCACAATCCAATTATCAAATACGTGTTTAATTAAAAGCGGCATCATATGTATACCACAAGAGACCTCTAAATCAATTaacaaaaaacacttaaagaaaACCCATCTAATGATTCGAATCTAAGTCCTCACTTCTTCCACCTCCTTATCAGAAATAAAAGGGGGGTCAAACATGCTAAACATTCTATAAGCTGAGATCACAGCCAATACAAGAAAGCAGCAAAGAGCCAGGGCATGGAGAACCAATGCTACCTTCATTCTGCTGCAGAATTTCCCATAAGAAGTGCAGGCTTCACTCCAAGAGACTGTCCTGTCCCCTTTGTAAGCTAAAGACAATATCTCCATCACTGCTGCCCCAGATGTGACCATTAGATAAGCTACAATCTGCACCCaaaatttgaaacaagaaagaaatATATTACACAAAATGATCGATGATACATTTTTGGTCAAATTTGAGACATGTGAGCTTGTTATTAgaatttcaaaaaacaaaagattatACTTTTATCAAATATAGGACCAATATTGTGCTTAATTAGTGGGCTAAAACATTATGATTATGCCTTCAACACAAAGCAAGACAACAAACACAAATTGATCTTTAAAAAACTCTATTGTGAGTGtatctatttttcttttcccaaAACTTTCAAGAGAAATAAGCACAAATAAAAACTTTTAAACAGACAACAAAAGGCACTAAATTTATCTTTAAAAAACTCTATTGTGAGTGTCTATCCAGTTCTATTTTTCCTTGAGCGTTTGCAACCGGTTTTATCTATGCATGTGTGTCAATTGTCAAAAACACACCTCCTATTTTTTTGTCTAAAAgccaagtgaaaaagaaaagaaattaaatggggccaaaaggaaaaagaaaatgaacctGGTCAGAGACAAAGAAAAGCCAAGCTTTAGTCGCAAAGCATCTGATCCATGAGGACAAAGCTGCAAGAAAAGCATACACACCAGAAATGGTACTGATGAAAACCATGTACCTGCAGAAACAAAGACACTTCAAACGTCAATcaataactcaaaaatataaacatCAACGCAACGAGCTTGCAGCTTAGTTGTTTAAGAACATTCACTCATGCACCCGAAGTCCTGAGTTTGAGTCCCCGGATTTCAGTATCGCTTGTATCAAAAAACAGAAACAGTAATTATCCAAGTAAATGAATGGAGTTGTTACTTGAGGCCTATGAAATTGGAGAACTTTAGGTTGCCATAGCTGGGGTTGTCTTGGTGGTTGGTGACAGTGAGCCAAATGGTTGCAATATTGAGAGGAATTACAAAAATCCTGAGGGAGGAGTCTATGAGCTTCAGCAACATGTTTGCAGGTAATGCAAGAGCAGCAGCAACATGAAACCCTTGGCAGGCTTGGCTGGTCTTATATTATACGAGTGTGTGGGAGAGTGAGATGAAGATGTTGGTGAGACTAAGACTAAAATGGTAATGTGGTAATAAATACAAAacatttgaggaagaagttaGATATAACTAATGTACCATTACTTTgctttccttttgttttggaAAAATCATCAATGTGGATTTATTGGTCTtgttattatgatttttttctattaaataaataaataatgtttgGGTGACAAATTAGAGCTTTAGTTCTTGAATTAAAGATATGAGACTATTCATTTCTAAACTTATCATAATGTGAAGCAGTGATCCTTATAAGTAATGTTGTTAAAactttcgtccaaaatcaaagGTTTCAAATAGAAAACGGAAGTTCTAAGAATCACTCAAAACAACTAATATTCCATGTTATGACAATTTCAAAGACTAACGTtcacaaacttttttttttaatattttataaagcTACAACTCCAATTGAATCATATTTTAGAAACTAATGCTCCAATTTTTCGGTGCGGATGGTGTCCTTGTTAGTGGGAAGAGGAAAGATAGTGGGGCTTTGCTTTTTCAGTGCAGCTGCAGCAAATCATGTCATGACGTTATGATGAATATCTAGAACAGGTGGCGTGGCGGATTAAAAGTAGATTTGGCTGTGCTTTTCAAGAAAATGTTTACCTTAATCATAAGTGGACAGCAGAACAATTTTGATCATCATCTTTCCTTGTAATGGAGTATTACTAGATTATCATATATAGTTTATGTGAGTAGATGTGAGTAGAGAGATAGATACAAAACGCTGTTTTCGACATTTCAACAACTACAAATCCACCCTAAACATGATCTCACCATGACATGTTTGATCTTTAAACTCTTTTCTGCTTCTTTTACTTTTTCTATTAACTTTCTTTTGCAGTGGAAAACATGATTTCCTCAAAGAGCCACCAAGAAAGCTCCAAGTGATGGTGAAGAACTTATATGCAACGTGTTCACACTCACTGAAGCGTTCCAAGTGATTTATGCAAGGTTACATAGTCTTGTATTAGTGATCAAAAGTGCTACGAAAACAGTGAACCCATTTCCTAAAAGTTTCAATTAATAATAACAACTTAATGACTTctcctgcatttttttttcttttggtaaatTTCTCCGATCAATATGGTTGAGTTTTGTCACTTAATAAGTTAATTTGCCTTTGGTCACTTAATTCACCTACTCAAATTCACTGCAGTCTGGGGGAGGTGGATGGGATATAAATATGGTGAGTTGCATTTGGTACAGAATGTAATTGCATATGAGCGCATCAACTGAGTCAACTAGTCAGTGGTCAGAGATGCCACATTGAAGCTTCATCACAAAGGAAAGAGATCATAAACATTTCTTCTACAAcatgaaaaaaatatagaaaaaaaattccaacaGGCACTTATTCTGGAACTTCATTAACATTGGAAGACTTGCAATACAAATGTTCCCGGAAGCAATCAAAGAATGATTTTAACGACAATCTATCACCTCTTTCAAGTTTCAATATTGGGTATCTCACTCGTCTAAAATGGAGCAGAATCCAGGAAATAGGACAGCTACTACCGTCGTGTTGCAAAAAATTTCTCTGTGTGGATTTTTATGATACAAGCTCACGCCATTTACATTTTCCTCCCGAGTTTGGAAGAACTTTTTGTCAATTAGAAAGCTGCATTCCACAAAGCATTCTCACCTTCTCCACAGCGCCTGTGGACCTCCTTGATCCTCTCCGAAGACTTGCAAATCCCACTGCAACTCCAATCGAATGAAGCAACGCAGACGTTGCCTGCCTGAGCCTTCCACTCACAATCTGTGGTAACAATTAACAGCGTTAAACCCATAACTATGCGCTATGTCATGATAATATTTATTCCTAGCTTGAACTACCATTAATTAACCTTTCTtccaattttgttttctttgtaattCTGGACATGAAAACTTATCACGCATGAATGCGTAAACCCACACAAAACACACTGAACCAGACTAATAACATTGAATAGCACCATAGGAATTAACACAGGCGTCTCTCACCCATGTTATTTCGCACATCATCAACCCTGACCTTGAAGTCTTTTAGACGTAAGTCATTTGAGAATATACATCGTAAATGTAAGTGAACTCTACTGGTAAGAAATGCTAAAACAATCGCAGGATCCGAACTAAGATCTCATGATATCTTAGATGAGCTGCTAGCCACCATGATCAGGTGTGTATTGCAACTGGTATCAGCTAAGCAATAAGTGTAGCAATTAAGGGGCTGTAATCAACCCATGAAACAACTCTAAATGCTCTGGAAGGTAAAGTTGATCTGACATTTCAATGAACAATAAAATGACTGATAACTCCCCATGGGGCACAGCTACGCCTTATAGCATGTAAGCCAGTTTATGTCACGACCCCCCAACTATGCCCATTCCCGGCCTGCTACATAGTTAAAAATGTgtaaccaaaacaaataattcaacTTGTTTACCATAGGTGACAAAACTAAACACGACCATATGAAGCAAAGAATATCTTGGTCATCTATTGCCACTCTTAAGTAACAGAAACACAATGTTGGAGCTATGGAACATGTAACAGCCCATGTCATGCAAATGTTTGGCACCCGAACTTTTTGTCCCCAAAACTATTGCCATTGGAACCTCATTAAGACCAAGcaagtcaaaaaaaaaaaaagggggaaaaaaCAGATGGATATGAGATTACCAGGTGGTGTTCCACAACATAATCTCCGGTCATCAACCTGCTCCACGTCCAATCCAATGAACCACGATCCCAAGGAAACATCCTCATTCACATACTTGTGTAGCACATGCCTAGATGATTAGCATAACATTAGAAATAAGTAAAGGGTAGACATAATTTGAGCAGAAGGACTTCTACTATAAAGAATACGGAAACATACTGGTTGATTGATATGTAAGTAGCCAAGTCTTTTGAGATGGCATAAAGCTGGCCTGTGGCATGACGGAAATACTTGTTCCCTTCCTCACCAAATTTCCAATACTCGGGCTCATGATACCTTACTCCCCTGTCAATAAAAAAAGTAAGGTAAGGGAGAGAATGCCAAAAAGGTCCTGCTGGAAGAaataaattaagcgtgcacagCTCACTTTTGAGCAAGGACGGGACCAGATTTCATGCATCCAATATACACCCTCGGCTTTGGTCGATGCCTAGCTAAAGTTGCTCCAAGTGTTCCTGTAATTATATATGATGATTGAAATCAACATTGAGAGAAAAAAGGGAGAATGATAACAGCAAAAATTATTACACACAAGCTGGAGATCAGAATGTGCCAGTAAAAATGCCAGCACTAGTGACTCCTTAAACAGGACTGATTTTGCCATTTCGGATGTGTTCCAGAAAAGCCAATTTCCagtttgtaaacattgaaaagACATATTTTGAACAGAGAAGCCTGATGATTATATACCTATATTTACATGTACATCATCGTCAACTTTAACATAGAAATCTGCATCCCATGAAGCAACAGCAGTggcaaaaaatatttttgtcttCGCTGACAATTCAAGATAGCCCTCAACATGATCCTGCTTTCATCAAATTTATGAAGACAAAATCAATTAGCTTTTTCTGAGACCAACACATTACGAAGATACCTCAGATGCCAgataaaaaaaagattaactAAACTAGCTGAAAAGACAAAGGCTTTACCAGCCGCATAATGTCACCGTGCCTGTTCTCCTCTGCTTCAATAGCTCTATCAAGGATACCACCTGATGTAGCACTAGCAAtggataaaagaaaaaaaaatcaggttttatttgtttaagaaaaggaaaatatttCAACGTTGAGGTGACCATGtatgataaaataaaaacgTAGACAAACGAGGGTAAATCATGTGAACATTAACTTTGAAAGACAGAATAAATGTTAAaggtttttatttgtttaagaaATGCAGGAGTCAAAATAAAATGTGTACGTATGCATATAAAGACCTATAACAGAAACATTGGAGCTGACAGTAGTCTGGCATTACTATTGCTTTACATGATGGAGAGTAGGATTATGATGCAGGTGGTGGAAGGGAGGGGAAAATAAATTCACAATTCTAAGACACCAAACAATCGGAGAACAAAAAATATTGAACTCTATCAAAATAATTTCCAAAATGTTTCTAATAAAAAGTGCTCCAAGTAGATTGTTGTTTATCCCATGATAAAGATCCCAATGGGATAGAGTCAAATTCCACGATATTCTACTGAAAGACTGACGCTTTCATGAAATTTATCAGttaaaaaacttaaaacaacaaatcAAAAGTAAAACCAATATATTTGAGCTCAAATACTCACCTGTGACCTATTACAAACCGAACTACAATGCCCTTTTCTTCCTCAAGCTTCTTTCTTTTATCGGCTATATAGTAAAGACAAAGTGGAAAGGAAATGTCAGAGGCATTCACATATAgttagaaaatataaagaaagCAGGTTATCGATAAAAAACCTTGAGGCATCCAAGTAGCACGAACTGAATCCCTGCGCTTTCGACTGCTAAAAGCAGTATTTATTCCCACAACCatcaaatattttcttttctttcttgtcttgggaatttttaaattttctgcaACTGGTGAACCACTTAGAATAGATTCCTGCGCAGCCCTTGCAGCAGCTAATTCCATctccaaatttgaaatttttttatccaGCATGCTGCAAATTTTACGAGTCATAAGACAGAACATTAAGTCAACTTCAATAAAATGAGATGAGCTCCAGCATGGCTTACTGTATAGCACGATGAGTCTTTGAAACTTCCCCGTAAACATCCTTTGGTTCATTTTCTACATCCTTTTAAACGAAAAGAAAAGTAAAGATGAATAAACAAATAACGAAAAGGTAAAGAACCGGCTGTTTAGATAAATTGTACTTACGATTGTTGGATCACATCCAGAACCTAACTTTGGTGTTTCATCGTCAACCCTTGTTGTACTCGATATGTCTTCAATTTCAGGCACTGACCACATTCTGTTGGCAgaaatcatttatttttttatcagtACACCACATGCGTGGTATTAAAGAAACTCTAGCATAAACGTGCTATATTCGCTTCTGATAAAGTGCAAAGTAATAACATGTTTTGATGGGAGTGTATGCCCATTCTCCTACGTTTTCCGGAAATGAGAAGCAAAGGGAGGGAAAGAAAAGGACTAGGGAAGGAGGGCGGGCGGTGCAGAAGGTGTTGTCGTAGTACTTAATGAAGAAGGGACAACAGATTAATCTCTTGAACAAAACAATTAAGACAAAACCTGGTTACAAGAATGATGTCTGAATTGAAGCATTGCATCTGTTATATGAAATTCAGATCTATCCCAATCTCATCATTGCAAGGGACACAACAAACTTACCAATTCTGCCAAAAAAATAAGGGAACTCAACCAGGAAGCAGTTAATAACACTAAATAAATTTTAAACGAGTCTGTCATCATCATTAATCTCCACTTTGAAGATGCTAactaaacaattaaaaaaatacagcACTGATGCATTAAttacaaaaacccagaaaacgcTCAAAAATCCACCATCACTCATCATATTCAAAACCCACCAAGCCCCACATCCAGATTACAAAAATAATCCAAAATCCCAAATCTTTGAGCAAATTTAAGGATGGTAGAAAGCTACCCACTTCACCAAAACAATCATTTTCTCTGGGATTTCAAAGAAAAATCGACGCTTTAAATATGTggaaatttaaattatttaccTATCAGAGAAGAGCATCCCAGCACAAAAGCAACCAATGCAAAACAAAAGGGTCCATTTCCGAGACACAAAAGCACTCTTCGATGCTTCTCCTTCTCTGCTCTTCCAAGACATTCTTCTCTCAAATCCGACCAATCAAAGATAAATCATTTACCAATCCCAAGTCAATGAAGTCAACGCACTCGTTTGACCCAAAATTCAGATCCAGAAATCCACGTTCCTTAAAAAACCAGGAACAGCCAAGTGGCTCCTCCGAGTGCTCAAACAATGGAGGTTCTGGTTTTGTCGGTGGGTTTCTGGGTGTTGTGTTTGTAAATTGCAGTTATAGAGAAGGTGGAGGTGCGTGGAGGTGCGTGGAGGTGAGAGAAAGGACCCAACAACCATGGCGTTTACCGACCAAAATTACGTAACTGACCTTAACAAACATTTCATATTCAATTTTATGTCCCAAGTTGTACGCTTAGTTTTCCATACTTTGATACGACTTCTTAACTACCCTATGATCTGTGGAAGCATTTCTGCCTCAAAATATTGCAGACCAATTCCACTTGAGACTGAGAGTCTTGAGTCGTTTTTTGGCCTGATATAGAAGGTCTATGAGTGGATATAATAAGTTTGCCAATGACGAGAAAAACTTATATGAAACCGATGgatataatatttttctttgtctCACTTGGCTAGGGTTCGAGATGGCTGCATTTATTCTTGGAGAAAGGGAGAAGGGGATTTTATTCTTTAGAGCCCCGTTGAGACCCTATGaaaatttctttcaattgtgttagtgtTTTGGTTGGAAAGGTTTTTACTCATAGTTTCTGTGATAAGTCAATTACGAGGAAGACTTGCGTGAGAAGTCATGTGATGATAGAGAtatgtaaaaaaatatgtttACTCCTGATAACTAGGTgattaatattattaatttgtcGATGACACAAGACAGATAAATCAATTTTCAGTGAAGTTACTCATTGTAAGTTAAAGCACGCTAGCATTAGTAAACTTTTCTGGTCAATTAAATTGCTGAAACATTGCGTAAACCTTAACAAAACATATATAAGAAAAGGTCGGCACAGTACACAGCAatggaaacaaaatttgaattaGGTTAAAACTGTGTTGTAAATTATTTTATGTCATCATATAATCACGCGATAATGTCTAGACAAACAATATACTTCTTGAACTCGTAAAAAATAATTACTAAATAATAACACTATTGAGACTAAAATTTAGTTGCATATGAAAGTCTGACGTTCTAAACCCCAACTACCATTACACACCAGAAGGGGGCATGCACACGTGGAGGACGTTTAAAGAACATCAAGATTCAAATAATGGATTTTACAGATCAACAGACCCCAACAAATGAATTGCCAATACCTGCAACTATGCGAGGGCGTTTGTGTAGGGTTGTAACCTTCTTTTTAGGGTCGTAATGATTAATCGGAACCTCGAacttttgtttagattcataAATCATTAAGTCCTAATCCTGGATGCATGTCTTTAAGACAAAGACAAGTTCATAGAAAGCTACGTACCTTCTATTTCTACCTTCCTCTTTTGCTCTTTCCCTTATTCCCATTTGGTAATTGCAATGCTATTGCTATATGATAAGCGTTGAGGATGGATTATCTCTGCAAAAGATTAGCCAAATTGAAGTGATGAGATATAGGTCGTTGAGAATGACTACAAACTTGGGAGTCGAGTATGAAAGATTGGAGCGTACTTGAGTTAGGCATCGGTCCATCTAATCCTCGGGACGATATCGATCAAAGTATGTCACACGCT
This window of the Malus domestica chromosome 03, GDT2T_hap1 genome carries:
- the LOC114824005 gene encoding probable beta-1,3-galactosyltransferase 2, with protein sequence MSWKSREGEASKSAFVSRKWTLLFCIGCFCAGMLFSDRMWSVPEIEDISSTTRVDDETPKLGSGCDPTIDVENEPKDVYGEVSKTHRAIHMLDKKISNLEMELAAARAAQESILSGSPVAENLKIPKTRKKRKYLMVVGINTAFSSRKRRDSVRATWMPQADKRKKLEEEKGIVVRFVIGHSATSGGILDRAIEAEENRHGDIMRLDHVEGYLELSAKTKIFFATAVASWDADFYVKVDDDVHVNIGTLGATLARHRPKPRVYIGCMKSGPVLAQKGVRYHEPEYWKFGEEGNKYFRHATGQLYAISKDLATYISINQHVLHKYVNEDVSLGSWFIGLDVEQVDDRRLCCGTPPDCEWKAQAGNVCVASFDWSCSGICKSSERIKEVHRRCGEGENALWNAAF
- the LOC103422996 gene encoding CASP-like protein 2D1, translated to MLLKLIDSSLRIFVIPLNIATIWLTVTNHQDNPSYGNLKFSNFIGLKYMVFISTISGVYAFLAALSSWIRCFATKAWLFFVSDQIVAYLMVTSGAAVMEILSLAYKGDRTVSWSEACTSYGKFCSRMKVALVLHALALCCFLVLAVISAYRMFSMFDPPFISDKEVEEVRT